One segment of Nostoc piscinale CENA21 DNA contains the following:
- a CDS encoding serine hydrolase: MTESSDKLRAFSRRQPPNGRPRSRKAPKAQPKKAKVPQPQQRPVGREQILASGAIAMGGVPRPRPGLVMPTAVKPIPRKPAHVPPPYPNTVKVKTVRVQKPPQPKGTKRVSKKTRLKPMARTMLYILRLLIVGVGMGAIVGTVLSALDPATRINSNSPVSSNTNNSGQIQPQSTPNPVAPTSGLYLSQEITPLKNAVQNLAATTPDLTPGIFLVDLDNGGYVDINAAVGFPAASTIKVPILVAFFQDVDAGKIRLDEMLTMQQDMVAGGSGNFQFKPIGTQYSALEVATKMITISDNTATNMLIARLGGIDALNQRFRSWGLTTTVIKNKLPDLQGTNITSPKELGNLMAMVNQGNFVSLRSRDIMLDIMRRTERDHLLPSGLGAGARIYHKTGDIGTMLADTGLVDIPNGKRYIISVMVKRPNNDPRAEKLISSISRITYENLSQSSPANTINNNIPTNTYPSPAISSPIPNTTGVMPMSGYQSPIINPTVPNNIPMTGYQSPVINPQYYSPR, from the coding sequence GTGACAGAATCAAGTGACAAACTAAGAGCTTTCTCGCGGCGACAACCCCCAAATGGCCGCCCGCGATCGCGCAAAGCTCCGAAAGCACAACCAAAAAAAGCAAAAGTTCCCCAGCCACAGCAACGTCCTGTGGGTAGAGAACAAATACTGGCATCAGGCGCGATCGCAATGGGCGGAGTTCCCCGGCCAAGACCAGGGCTAGTGATGCCAACGGCTGTCAAACCCATCCCCAGAAAACCCGCTCATGTTCCACCCCCGTACCCCAACACTGTTAAGGTAAAAACAGTGCGGGTACAGAAGCCGCCACAGCCCAAAGGAACTAAAAGAGTGTCAAAAAAGACACGGCTAAAGCCAATGGCGAGAACGATGTTATATATCCTGCGGTTGTTAATTGTGGGAGTCGGTATGGGTGCGATCGTTGGTACAGTACTATCAGCCCTCGACCCAGCTACTCGCATTAATTCCAACTCGCCCGTGTCATCAAATACTAATAATTCTGGTCAAATTCAGCCACAAAGCACTCCTAATCCTGTAGCGCCAACTTCTGGTTTATACCTGTCCCAAGAAATTACTCCACTCAAAAATGCTGTGCAGAATTTGGCAGCCACCACCCCAGACCTGACACCAGGTATTTTCTTAGTTGATTTAGATAATGGTGGCTATGTAGATATTAATGCTGCCGTTGGTTTTCCTGCCGCCAGCACCATTAAAGTCCCGATTTTGGTAGCGTTTTTTCAAGATGTTGATGCAGGCAAAATCCGCTTAGATGAAATGCTGACCATGCAGCAAGATATGGTAGCAGGCGGTTCTGGAAATTTCCAATTTAAACCAATTGGGACACAGTATAGTGCGTTGGAAGTTGCTACTAAAATGATTACCATCAGCGACAACACCGCCACAAATATGCTGATTGCGCGACTGGGAGGCATAGACGCATTAAATCAACGTTTTCGCAGTTGGGGATTAACCACAACAGTAATTAAAAATAAATTGCCAGATTTACAAGGTACAAACATCACCAGTCCCAAAGAACTGGGTAACTTGATGGCAATGGTGAATCAAGGTAACTTTGTGAGTCTGAGATCGCGCGATATCATGCTGGATATTATGCGTCGTACCGAAAGAGATCATCTCCTACCATCTGGTTTAGGCGCAGGAGCAAGAATTTACCACAAAACAGGCGATATCGGCACAATGCTGGCAGATACAGGTTTAGTTGATATTCCCAATGGTAAGCGTTACATCATTTCTGTGATGGTCAAACGCCCAAATAATGACCCCCGTGCCGAAAAACTCATTAGTTCCATTTCTCGGATTACTTACGAAAATCTCAGTCAAAGTAGCCCAGCAAATACAATCAATAACAATATCCCCACAAATACTTATCCATCCCCAGCCATTAGTTCTCCCATACCTAATACTACTGGGGTAATGCCCATGAGTGGTTATCAATCACCTATAATTAATCCCACTGTCCCTAATAACATACCAATGACTGGTTATCAATCACCAGTTATTAACCCTCAATATTATTCTCCAAGATAA